In Drosophila yakuba strain Tai18E2 chromosome X, Prin_Dyak_Tai18E2_2.1, whole genome shotgun sequence, a single genomic region encodes these proteins:
- the LOC6523942 gene encoding uncharacterized protein LOC6523942 produces MAQRLPLTLLGVLLLNGAASFAWKPIAVSGGSGIGGGTAAYSLKQSHPGAASSSHEISTSFSQFGGDKETPEVEDEHLLGRAAIVNGVDSSAAVSHPISFTDHLEDQYESYSIEDEAPKEPLAFPRTPIYGSDRCSVKKFAFNQDGEVEYGNPMPELDQFTICFWMRFTNHSGDHVLLTYEAGKEPREVQIWVANAQNSSFLSMAIKGQQMYRLNYPLKMRQWHHMCSSWNGKTGEWQAWLKAERIGRGFHNSLVGHKIPANGKLRSGGSSVTGEVSHGLHFEMTLVQVYRVALSAGKAHRDHKHHHVHHFDHEGQEVSSTTRAPPSINRPQPMHTLLASGQIPTRVRINLANPPPTASGAPAPVPGAAGAPTDSAQQAITINTNFVNGQINAGSRLVAQQLLGLSPPSGLQPSGGGKRFQMLSNSANVQFIDETETHIQFKREAGATKKVQKRGLVLLDDGSVVDDGAGSGTDSSLIYNGLADFGGQQFKQDLTLKMNLEEEISTHDREPAEEEVRAVMSICSSCHTEPFQGAIVFSWKDVREHMNNALKGLSVGPCGNF; encoded by the exons ATGGCGCAGCGACTTCCTCTAACGCTGCTCGGTGTGTTGCTCCTTAACGGGGCCGCCTCCTTCGCCTGGAAGCCCATCGCGGTTAGCGGCGGCAGCGGGATTGGTGGCGGCACTGCCGCCTACAGCCTCAAGCAATCGCATCCGGGGGCGGCGAGCAGTAGCCATGAAATATCCACTAGCTTCTCGCAGTTCGGCGGCGACAAGGAGACGCCCGAGGTCGAGGACGAGCATCTGCTGGGCCGCGCGGCCATCGTGAACGGCGTCGATTCCAGTGCAGCGGTTTCCCATCCAATTAGCTTTACGGACCACCTGGAGGACCAGTACGAGTCGTACAGCATCGAGGACGAGGCGCCCAAGGAGCCGCTGGCGTTCCCGCGAACTCCAATCTACGGCTCCGATCGCTGCAGCGTCAAGAAGTTTGCCTTCAACCAGGACGGCGAGGTGGAGTACGGCAATCCGATGCCGGAACTGGACCAGTTCACTATCTGCTTTTGGATGCGATTCACCAACCACAGCGGCGACCACGTCCTCTTGACCTACGAGG CTGGAAAGGAACCACGCGAGGTGCAAATCTGGGTCGCAAATGCGCAGAATTCCAGTTTCCTTTCGATGGCCATAAAAGGTCAGCAAATGTACAG ACTGAACTACCCGCTGAAAATGCGCCAGTGGCATCACATGTGCAGCTCGTGGAATGGCAAGACGGGCGAGTGGCAGGCCTGGCTGAAGGCAGAACGCATTGGGCGTGGCTTTCACAACTCG TTGGTGGGACATAAAATCCCAGCGAACGGCAAACTGCGTTCCGGCGGCAGTTCGGTCACCGGTGAGGTGAGCCACGGCCTACACTTCGAGATGACGCTCGTCCAGGTCTATCGGGTGGCGCTCAGTGCCGGCAAGGCGCATCGCGACCACAAGCACCACCATGTCCACCACTTTGACCACGAGGGCCAGGAGGTCTCCAGCACCACTCGTGCCCCGCCCTCG ATAAATCGTCCTCAACCGATGCACACGCTGCTGGCCAGTGGCCAGATCCCGACTCGGGTGCGCATCAACTTGGCCAACCCGCCGCCGACTGCAAGTGGTGCTCCAGCTCCGGTTCCTGGCGCGGCCGGTGCTCCGACCGATTCCGCACAGCAGGCCATCACCATCAATACGAATTTCGTGAACGGACAGATAAACGCGGGTTCGCGACTGGTGGCCCAGCAACTTCTGGGTCTCTCGCCGCCGAGCGGATTGCAGCCTAGCGGCGGTGGCAAACGCTTCCAAATGCTAAGCAACTCGGCCAACGTGCAGTTCATCGACGAGACGGAGACCCACATCCAGTTCAAGCGGGAGGCCGGCGCCACGAAGAAGGTGCAGAAGCGCGGTCTGGTGCTGCTGGACGATGGATCCGTGGTGGACGACGGTGCCGGGTCCGGAACGGATAGCAGTTTAATTTACAACGGCCTCGCCGACTTTGGCGGACAGCAGTTTAAGCAGGATTTGACGCTCAAGATGAACTTGGAGGAGGAGATCAGCACGCACGACCGCGAGCCCGCTGAGGAGGAGGTTAGGGCCGTGATGTCcatctgcagcagctgccacaCGGAGCCGTTCCAGGGTGCCATCGTGTTCTCGTGGAAGGATGTGCGCGAGCACATGAACAACGCCCTCAAGGGCCTCAGCGTGGGTCCATGTGGTAACTTCTAG
- the LOC6523944 gene encoding protein a6, which produces MNQRHSEPFYISPRLFDNRRLKRRRGRWMERLLEHQRICMARMRAQAAFASKTDRQLSQLQRRHVAATLQADVTIDLLSDDDDTPSAGQSTAAGHNRLLIPVPRHSLHRAPRVGRRQAPRKAVIHSYPVTESILITSDDEHNEQKPSSTLRVRSQLSMRSPPPLAPLTQSETIEEVTVSLVPRTSTTASCQTRVSGHAKPCRASTVASNGFVIAEGGEGGNETGCFLEVDVGGGITATLPDETTVHTVIANRIYELSLSKLREGLAFSGVPEYTHELMPEQLQKLSPALRAKVAPLVAPSPPTPISLKLSSDLSISLISDEDDCESTGTHANGGDGTEPVHPVVVAAAEAHAAAKLLKQQQPQLSVVQHLQYVGGGLATPVALALPVMAANPTSSASVVALPLQLPRRRKLG; this is translated from the coding sequence ATGAACCAGAGACATTCCGAACCATTCTACATATCACCCCGGCTGTTCGACAACCGGCGTCTTAAGCGGCGTCGCGGTCGGTGGATGGAACGCCTGCTTGAGCACCAGCGTATCTGCATGGCACGGATGCGCGCCCAAGCGGCTTTCGCCTCCAAGACTGACCGGCAGCTGTCCCAACTGCAGCGGCGCCATGTGGCTGCCACTTTGCAGGCGGACGTGACCATCGACCTGCTGTCGGACGACGATGACACTCCATCGGCTGGACAGTCCACGGCAGCTGGCCACAATCGCCTCCTGATTCCTGTCCCTAGGCACAGCTTGCACCGAGCACCCAGAGTGGGCAGAAGACAGGCGCCGCGCAAAGCTGTCATCCACTCATACCCCGTGACCGAGAGCATCCTGATAACCAGCGACGACGAGCACAACGAGCAGAAACCCAGCAGCACGCTAAGAGTGCGCTCCCAGCTCTCCATGCGTTCGCCGCCACCACTTGCACCGCTCACACAATCGGAGACCATCGAAGAGGTAACTGTTTCGTTGGTGCCGCGCACCTCCACCACTGCCAGCTGCCAGACGCGAGTGTCAGGCCACGCCAAACCCTGTCGAGCATCCACGGTGGCCAGCAATGGGTTCGTCATCGCCGAAGGCGGGGAGGGTGGCAATGAAACGGGCTGTTTTCTGGAGGTGGACGTGGGCGGGGGCATCACAGCCACTTTGCCGGACGAGACGACCGTTCACACGGTCATCGCCAACCGTATTTATGAACTTTCGCTGAGCAAACTACGCGAAGGCCTGGCCTTTAGTGGAGTGCCAGAATACACGCACGAACTGATGCCGGAACAGCTGCAGAAACTGTCGCCGGCATTGCGCGCCAAAGTGGCGCCCTTGGTGGCTCCCTCGCCGCCCACGCCTATCTCCCTGAAACTGTCCAGCGACCTCAGCATATCACTGATCTCAGACGAAGACGACTGCGAAAGCACCGGTACACATGCCAACGGAGGAGACGGCACCGAACCAGTACACCCTGTCGTGGTCGCTGCAGCGGAGGCGCACGCTGCCGCCAAGCTgctcaagcagcagcagccacaactcTCGGTGGTGCAACATCTGCAGTATGTGGGCGGCGGACTCGCAACACCAGTGGCTCTGGCCCTTCCGGTGATGGCAGCGAATCCGACCTCGTCCGCTTCCGTCGTTGCCttgccgctgcagctgccgcgACGCCGGAAGCTGGGATGA
- the LOC6523943 gene encoding LOW QUALITY PROTEIN: alpha-ketoglutarate-dependent dioxygenase alkB homolog 7, mitochondrial-like (The sequence of the model RefSeq protein was modified relative to this genomic sequence to represent the inferred CDS: substituted 1 base at 1 genomic stop codon): protein MQHMLVLRRVVCPGAARIPDVWTRSFGLVEFAGQWPPSEQRQFESDMRVIRDFITAPEEQLLMREIEPHISRLPYESSHWDXAIHGYRELERRKWSPENRAMLQRVSQAAFCGQVMPFVHILDLADSGVIKPHVDSTRFCGNTIAGISLLSDCVMRLKRVTKDLDSVSHSADLLLPRRSLYIMSALARYEFTHEILARDQSWFKKRLVERSRRISVICRNEP, encoded by the exons ATGCAACACATGCTTGTCCTGCGCCGAGTTGTTTGTCCGGGAGCAGCCAGGATCCCAGATGTCTGGACGCGCAGCTTCGGGCTGGTGGAGTTTGCCGGCCAGTGGCCTCCCTCTGAGCAACGCCAGTTTGAATCGGACATGCGAGTCATCAGGGACTTCATCACTGCGCCAGAGGAGCAACTACTGATGCGGGAAATCGAGCCACACATCAGCCGCTTGCCGTACGAGTCGAGCCACTGGGATTAA GCAATTCACGGATACCGCGAACTTGAACGCAGAAAGTGGTCTCCCGAAAACCGGGCCATGCTGCAACGCGTCTCGCAAGCTGCCTTCTGTGGCCAGGTGATGCCCTTTGTTCACATCCTGGACTTGGCTGACTCTGGCGTGATCAAGCCGCACGTGGACAGCACTCGT TTCTGCGGCAACACCATCGCGGGAATCAGCCTCCTCAGCGACTGCGTAATGCGACTGAAGCGAGTGACCAAAGATCTTGATTCCGTGAGCCACTCTGCGGATCTGCTCCTGCCGCGACGCTCGCTCTACATCATGAGTGCGCTGGCGCGGTACGAGTTCACCCACGAGATCCTAGCCAGAGATCAATCGTGGTTCAAGAAGCGTTTGGTGGAAAGAAGCCGACGCATTTCCGTCATTTGCCGTAACGAACCTTGA
- the LOC120321159 gene encoding uncharacterized protein LOC120321159: MPIRFRSRRVGAAQEPPRAARKDMTTCSVTSTPARFARCLANFQMDDLLLLKKSVLSMQALDNSDSIAIPTTECPPMEPDGSLLPERMALMAADRGEHDITGSSGPWHSHPHPPTSWTEQKPSKLQTLFQISITALAFLSFGGYLLCLIVQAIKSKGTTYFHPVATATTSSSNGNVKRIKIYRRSRRSKSSSAHHGTELPILLQQDYVSYMKSVRDRGWRSMLT; this comes from the exons ATGCCAATCCGCTTTCGCAGTCGACGAGTTGGAGCTGCGCAAGAACCACCAAGAGCTGCCCGCAAAGACATGACTACATGCAGTG TGACCAGCACACCAGCGCGGTTCGCCCGCTGCCTGGCCAATTTCCAGATGGAcgacctgctgctgctgaagaaGTCCGTGCTGAGTATGCAGGCGCTGGATAATAGCGATAGCATCGCTATTCCGACTACGGAATGCCCACCGATGGAGCCGGATGGATCGCTGCTGCCAGAGCGAATGGCCTTGATGGCCGCAGATCG CGGTGAGCACGACATCACCGGCTCCAGTGGTCCCTGGCACTCGCATCCACACCCACCGACTTCCTGGACCGAGCAGAAGCCCTCCAAGCTGCAGACCCTCTTCCAGATCAGCATTACGGCGCTGGCCTTTCTCTCGTTCGGAGGCTATCTACTCTGCCTCATCGTGCAGGCCATCAAGAGCAAGGGCACCACCTACTTCCACCCGGTGGCCACGGCCACCACCAGCTCATCCAACGGCAATGTGAAGCGCATCAAGATATACCGCCGCAGCAGGCGCAGCAAGTCCAGCTCCGCTCACCACGGAACCGAGCTGCCGATTCTGCTGCAGCAGGACTACGTCTCCTACATGAAATCTGTGCGGGATCGCGGCTGGAGGAGCATGCTCACCTAG